GTGCCGGGGAGctgccgtgccatgccgtgccatgccgCGCCATGCCGCAccatgccgtgccatgccgCGCCATGCCGTGCCAGGGAGCCGCTGGGGACCGGGGGGGCAGAAGGGTGTTTCActaaaactgaaacatttcGTTCCCATCAGGGGCCTTGGCACCCACTGGCGTGGACGGGGCAAATCCACACGGAAAACCAAAACGTCCCAGTGCGGCCGTGGAGCCAGGGCGTGGCTTGGGGGGGGATCGGCAAAATCCCCTCTGTCTTTGGCACACTTGCCatggcagccagcacagccattTCTCACCTAAAAGACATTTAGGTGAAAAATTTCCAgcccagcttaaaaaaaaaaagaagaaaaaaaatagctacaaAAATAGTGACAATTTCTCAGCTGAGAACTTTGTGCTGGCGAAATCTGCAGATCCCGTCACTGAGACGTTCCAGAAATTCATCCCGGTTTTGTCACATTGGCCAAGttggaagaagagaagacagaaaccGTCGCCGGCGGTGCCCCGTTCCGCGGAGATGGAGGATTTCAGCCTCAGGGGCCACACGGTCGGTTTTAAGATCCCACCAAcgacattttttaaatattaaaaatctttggggaagaaaaaaagaaaacaaaagaagccCTTCCTGCTGGGAGCCACTTCCTGGGCGTCCCTCATCCCCCGACCCTCCCCTTGGACCCGGCGCCCGTGGGGACGCACCCCTGCATGCCTGGGGGTCCCCGACCCGCCTCGcgctggggatggggcaggggagacAGGACAGACGGGAGGAAAACGCTGCGGCCGCCAGCTTTGTCCCTGCACAGGGAGCGGGACGGGGCtgggccgtggggcaggcagtgcccgggctgtggggcaggcggttcccaggctgtggggcaggcggttcccaggctgtggggcaggcggTTCCCTGGACGGGAGGctgcagtggggagggggaaggtcTCTTATTGCTCTGTGCGGCTGCGATGCCCATTGCACGCCCGTGCTTTGGGTGAgatggaggcagggagggcCCCAGGCGGGGGGGTCTCTCcaggcccccccagcccttgcCTGGGCAGCCTCCTGCTGCCGCCGAGGGCAGGATGAGGCACTTCTCCTGCTGCCACACGCAGAGGTCTGGCGTGGACGGCAAGGCACTGCGGGCAGGGGTGCCACCGCGGCACCCCACGAGGCGTCGGCGTGTCCATGGCCGCCTgtggggccgggctgggccggggcaGCGGTCGAGCCTCTGCCGCAGCCACCGGGCTCCAGGTCCCCCGGCCACGCCGCAGCACGGACGGGCCGGGGCGAAAGCCGGGGGGACGCCCCGGGGCAGGCGGGCAGCGGCAGCTGCGGGAGCAGCACCGAGGGGCGGCAGCACGGTGGGTGCTCTCCACCCGCTCCACCTGGGCAGCCCGACACCAGCGCCAGGGCAGCATCCGTCCAAGCAAGTGTCCATGTGGGATGGAGGTGCCGCTGGCGCGTGCCAGGGACCTCGTGGCGGTGGCGGCTAGCGGTCACGGCGCAGGTCGCGGTGCTGTGCCCCGTGCTGTGGGCAGCCCGTGGCACAGAGCACAGCGGCGATCTGGGGCACGTGccggggtcccccagccccgaggAGCTGCTCGGCGGTCACGtcccctctcttcctctcctgcgCAGCCCCGGTGGGTGTCCTGGCCGCGGCACAGCGCGGGGCCGCCATGGTCATGCTCACATGCTGTCCGCCAGCTGGTGACAGTCCAAGTCCCCCTTCAGCTCCAGGAAGCCCGGCAGCTTCACCCCTGTCTTGCGGTCCACGCACCAGCACTTGCCCCGCTGCCCGTCCAGCGCTGGGTGACACTGAGGGGACGGATTCGGTGAGGGgtgcccagcctggcccccaCCGCCCCATCCCCAcgggctgcctggctggggtgACCAGGAGCTCTTGCGGGGGGTTTGCCACCTCCGTCCCGCCCCGGGGCTCTTGCAAAGGGCCCCACAACCCCCAAAGGGTGATTCCCACCAAAGCCAGGAGCTGCGGCAccctgctgtgccccagcaCCGGCCCATCCGTCTGTCCATCCGTCcgtcccccctcccagccttgCCAAATGCCCCCCAGCCTCCCGTGATGGGCGAGAGCCCGTCCTACCTGCTTGGGGTGGAAGTTGCCGTTGCGGTCGCAGTTGGGGATGGGGATGACGTACAGGTCTTCGTGCGTGCGGGTCTGCGAGGCAGCCAGCCTCTCCAGCGCCCGGTGCAGCTCGCTCTGGCACGAGCCCTGCGCCTGCAGGAAGGGGGGGCTGAgccggcagcagggctggcgcgtacccccaccccagcaccctgggaccccaacccttgGGGCTGCCCCACAAGAGCCGGCTTCAaacccccctcctgccccaggctCCACCGGCACTGGAGCACGGCCCAAGGGTGCTCAGCACCcgtcctgccctccccagcccagtgccAGCCGCCCGCCGCGGTGCCACGCAGTGCTCACTATGGGCCGTGTCTCCTCGCGGTGGTACGGGCTCCCGCTGTTGCGCATCTTGTTGCCGTGGTTGACCCGCTTcgcctgctgcttctgcaggcaCTTGCGGTCGTGGATGCTGCAGGGGCTGAAGCTGTTGTTGGGGTGGTCaatctcctccttctctgcaaagaCACAGACCGGAGAGGGCTCAGTGCCGTGGGGCGGCCCCGGGGACGGCGGTGCCCCCGTGGTGCCCCGGCGCTCGAGGAGCAACTTGCACCCCCAGGCACAACGCGCAGCCGGTGCTGCCAGACCCCACGGCACCCTCCCTCGTCCCCACAGgcatcacccccagccccggatcccctcctgcccctgccaccGCGCTGGGctgagctctccctgcagcactgggaaaggCTCCTGGGAGTTTTTACGACTCATTAGCCACGATTCATGGGCTTGTTGCCATGCGTCTGTTATTGTAGGGTGGCAAATGCATGCTGCGAGAGCGCCAGGCAGTTGCTCCGGTGTGCTGCGCGGCACGAGGGTCT
The DNA window shown above is from Ciconia boyciana chromosome 22, ASM3463844v1, whole genome shotgun sequence and carries:
- the IGFBP4 gene encoding insulin-like growth factor-binding protein 4; the encoded protein is MRGAAGRALPLPPPLPPPPLLLLLLLLLAAAAGPGGGEEAIQCPPCSEERLARCKAPQGCAELVREPGCGCCATCALGRGTACGVYTARCGAGLRCYPPRGVPRPLHTLMHGQGVCTDLADVEAIQESLQSPEKEEIDHPNNSFSPCSIHDRKCLQKQQAKRVNHGNKMRNSGSPYHREETRPIAQGSCQSELHRALERLAASQTRTHEDLYVIPIPNCDRNGNFHPKQCHPALDGQRGKCWCVDRKTGVKLPGFLELKGDLDCHQLADSM